One genomic window of Cupriavidus malaysiensis includes the following:
- a CDS encoding NAD(P)/FAD-dependent oxidoreductase, protein MRRRRFLAAAAALAAGMPAARARSAAHAKVVVVGGGYGGATAARYLRAWSGGAIDVTLVEPDTSFVSCPLSNLVIGGARTMADITVPYDALAARHGVRLARDRAVAIDAQRRQVRLAGGALLPYDRLVLSPGVDFLSAELPGLAGPGGEHILHAWKAGPQTAALRAQLEAMRDGGTFVIAIPLAPYRCPPGPYERACLVAHYLKQHKPRSKVLILDANPDVTSKGELFKRVWATQYAGMVEYRPQYAAVEVDAATRTLKFEVQEDERADVLNLLPPQRAGAIAVAAGLATANGRWCEVDFLTFESRAAAGIHVLGDAIQIAPLMPKSGHMANQHGKTAAAAIVALLSGQAPDPEPLYNNTCYSFTSATEAVHVASVHRYDAAQRTMLTVPGAGGLSAAPNVQEGIYAQAWARGIWSEMLG, encoded by the coding sequence ATGCGCAGACGCCGATTCCTTGCCGCCGCCGCGGCCCTCGCCGCCGGCATGCCGGCCGCGCGCGCACGATCGGCCGCGCACGCCAAGGTGGTGGTGGTGGGCGGCGGCTACGGCGGCGCCACCGCGGCGCGCTACCTGCGCGCCTGGAGCGGGGGTGCCATCGACGTGACCCTGGTCGAGCCCGACACCAGCTTCGTTTCCTGCCCGCTCTCCAACCTGGTGATCGGCGGGGCCCGCACCATGGCCGACATCACCGTGCCCTACGATGCGCTGGCCGCGCGCCACGGCGTGCGCCTGGCACGCGACCGCGCGGTGGCCATCGACGCGCAGCGGCGCCAGGTCCGCCTGGCCGGCGGCGCGCTGCTGCCCTATGACCGGCTGGTGCTGTCGCCCGGTGTCGACTTTCTCTCGGCCGAACTGCCCGGCCTGGCCGGCCCCGGCGGCGAGCACATCCTGCATGCCTGGAAGGCCGGACCGCAGACGGCGGCGCTGCGCGCGCAGCTCGAGGCCATGCGCGATGGCGGCACCTTCGTCATCGCCATCCCGCTGGCGCCCTACCGCTGCCCGCCCGGACCCTACGAGCGCGCCTGCCTGGTCGCGCACTACCTGAAGCAGCACAAGCCGCGCAGCAAGGTGCTGATCCTCGACGCCAATCCCGACGTGACCTCCAAGGGCGAGCTGTTCAAGCGTGTGTGGGCCACACAGTACGCCGGCATGGTCGAATACCGGCCGCAATACGCGGCGGTCGAGGTCGATGCCGCCACGCGCACGCTCAAGTTCGAGGTACAGGAAGACGAGCGCGCCGACGTGCTCAACCTGCTGCCGCCGCAGCGTGCCGGCGCCATCGCGGTCGCGGCGGGGCTGGCCACCGCCAACGGGCGCTGGTGCGAGGTGGACTTCCTCACCTTCGAGTCGCGCGCCGCAGCGGGCATCCACGTGCTCGGCGACGCCATCCAGATCGCACCGCTGATGCCGAAATCCGGCCACATGGCCAACCAGCACGGCAAGACCGCGGCGGCCGCCATCGTCGCCCTGCTGTCGGGACAGGCTCCGGATCCGGAGCCGCTCTACAACAACACCTGCTACAGCTTCACCAGTGCGACCGAAGCCGTGCACGTGGCCAGCGTGCACCGCTACGACGCAGCGCAACGGACCATGCTGACCGTGCCCGGCGCCGGCGGCCTGTCGGCCGCGCCGAATGTGCAGGAGGGCATCTACGCGCAGGCCTGGGCGCGCGGCATCTGGAGCGAGATGCTGGGTTAG
- a CDS encoding c-type cytochrome — protein sequence MRKTHLPAVPALLAVCAASAALAMPGRAAADDDRPLQARAWAAACASCHGFGGQPPAGSPIPPLAGRPAARIASLMADFKAGRRDGTVMPQIAKGYSEAQIAAIAAWFAAARPQGD from the coding sequence ATGCGCAAGACCCACCTGCCGGCCGTGCCGGCGTTGCTGGCAGTGTGCGCGGCCAGCGCAGCGCTTGCCATGCCCGGCCGCGCGGCCGCCGATGACGACCGGCCGCTGCAGGCGCGCGCCTGGGCCGCGGCCTGCGCCAGTTGCCACGGCTTCGGCGGACAGCCGCCCGCGGGCAGCCCGATCCCGCCGCTGGCCGGGCGTCCGGCCGCGCGGATCGCGTCGCTGATGGCGGACTTCAAGGCGGGCCGGCGCGACGGCACCGTGATGCCGCAGATCGCCAAGGGCTACAGCGAAGCGCAGATCGCGGCCATCGCCGCCTGGTTCGCCGCGGCACGGCCGCAAGGAGACTGA
- a CDS encoding BON domain-containing protein, translating to MTTNPHPQQDSLASRQAARHAVPAGLPRLARTLVTVAALAAAATQLTGCFPVLAGAMAGGVLVATDRRPTAVQTVDRGLQIESESTINSRFGDRARVNVTVFNRKVLLTGEAQNNDVKQQVDQYVRSLPNAREVINEIEVVSSPSFMTRSEDAFITSKVKTQLMTAEGVPSNSIKVVTEKGVVYLLGIVTNAEGDRATDVARNAGGVSKVVKTFDYISEAERDRLDKAANAQNQTTPGQQPDDGVRNGLDNAPAAGAAPAATGSPASAAPGGAVTSPVTSPVTSPVPLPPGRNLP from the coding sequence ATGACGACGAACCCGCATCCCCAGCAAGACTCCCTGGCCAGCCGGCAGGCAGCGCGCCACGCCGTGCCCGCGGGCCTGCCGCGCCTGGCCCGCACCCTGGTCACCGTGGCGGCGCTCGCCGCGGCGGCCACCCAGCTGACCGGCTGCTTCCCCGTGCTGGCCGGCGCCATGGCCGGCGGCGTGCTGGTCGCCACCGACCGGCGGCCCACCGCCGTGCAGACCGTCGACCGCGGCCTGCAGATCGAGTCCGAAAGCACGATCAACTCGCGCTTCGGCGACCGCGCCCGCGTCAACGTGACGGTCTTCAACCGCAAGGTGCTGTTGACCGGCGAGGCCCAGAACAACGACGTCAAGCAGCAGGTCGACCAGTACGTGCGCAGCCTGCCCAATGCGCGCGAAGTGATCAACGAGATCGAGGTGGTCTCCTCCCCGTCCTTCATGACGCGCAGCGAGGACGCCTTCATCACCAGCAAGGTCAAGACCCAGCTGATGACCGCCGAGGGGGTGCCGTCCAACTCCATCAAGGTGGTGACGGAAAAGGGCGTGGTCTACCTGCTCGGCATCGTCACCAATGCCGAAGGCGACCGCGCCACCGACGTGGCGCGCAATGCGGGCGGTGTCAGCAAGGTGGTCAAGACCTTCGACTACATCAGCGAGGCCGAACGCGACCGACTCGACAAGGCCGCCAACGCGCAGAACCAGACGACGCCGGGCCAGCAGCCCGACGACGGCGTGCGCAACGGCCTCGACAACGCCCCCGCAGCGGGCGCCGCCCCGGCGGCAACGGGCTCGCCGGCCAGCGCCGCCCCCGGCGGCGCCGTGACGAGCCCCGTCACCAGCCCGGTCACCTCGCCGGTGCCGCTGCCGCCGGGCCGCAACCTGCCCTGA
- a CDS encoding phosphoheptose isomerase, whose protein sequence is MSIDSIHQQFLDSAETKRRAAAEMAPHIEAAIERVVGALTSGNKILACGNGGSAADAQHFAAELVGRFERERPGLAALALTTDSSILTAIGNDYDFSVVFAKQVEALGQPGDILLAISTSGNSLNVIRAIQAARQRDMSVIALTGKGGGEIAALLDEFDVHLCVPSERTARIQEVHLLTLHCLCEGIDEALLGEG, encoded by the coding sequence ATGAGCATTGACAGCATTCACCAGCAGTTCCTGGACAGCGCGGAGACCAAGCGCCGCGCCGCGGCCGAGATGGCGCCGCACATCGAGGCCGCGATCGAGCGCGTGGTCGGCGCGCTGACCAGCGGCAACAAGATCCTCGCCTGCGGCAACGGCGGCTCGGCTGCCGACGCCCAGCATTTCGCCGCCGAGCTGGTCGGCCGCTTCGAGCGCGAACGGCCCGGCCTGGCCGCGCTGGCCCTGACCACCGACAGCTCCATCCTCACCGCGATCGGCAACGACTACGATTTCAGCGTGGTGTTCGCCAAGCAGGTCGAGGCGCTCGGCCAGCCGGGCGACATCCTGCTGGCGATCTCCACCTCCGGCAATTCGCTCAACGTGATCCGCGCCATCCAGGCTGCGCGCCAGCGCGACATGTCGGTGATCGCGCTGACCGGCAAGGGCGGAGGCGAGATCGCCGCATTGCTCGACGAATTCGACGTGCACCTGTGCGTGCCGAGCGAACGCACCGCGCGCATCCAGGAAGTGCACCTGCTCACCCTGCACTGCCTCTGCGAAGGCATCGACGAGGCCCTGCTCGGCGAAGGCTGA
- a CDS encoding YraN family protein → MHRSSNTIARTRGAQAEARALAHLQRHGLVLAARNYRCNGGEIDLVMQEADGGLVFVEVRQRSSRAFGGAAASVTPAKQRRVLLAASHFLAAWPAVPGCRFDVVAIDGARLEWLQGAFGQEALESGD, encoded by the coding sequence TTGCATCGCTCATCCAATACCATCGCAAGGACGCGCGGCGCCCAGGCCGAGGCCCGGGCGCTGGCGCACCTGCAGCGGCACGGTCTCGTGCTCGCCGCCCGCAATTATCGCTGCAATGGCGGCGAGATCGACTTGGTGATGCAGGAGGCGGATGGCGGGCTGGTATTCGTGGAGGTGCGCCAGCGCAGCAGCCGCGCCTTCGGCGGCGCGGCGGCCAGCGTGACGCCAGCCAAGCAGCGCCGCGTGCTGCTCGCCGCCAGCCATTTCCTGGCGGCATGGCCCGCCGTGCCGGGCTGCCGCTTCGACGTGGTGGCCATCGATGGCGCGAGGCTGGAGTGGCTGCAGGGTGCCTTCGGGCAGGAAGCCCTGGAGAGCGGCGACTGA
- the rsmI gene encoding 16S rRNA (cytidine(1402)-2'-O)-methyltransferase — protein MSDWISLAAGQSYPAGTLYVVATPIGNVADLSLRALHVLGLVDAIACEDTRNTGQLLARLGLQRPLVAVHEHNEREAAGRIVARLAAGERIAYVSDAGTPGISDPGARLVEAARAGGHAVVPLPGPSAAVAALSVAGGLLDTGAGRFTFVGFLPSKARARAEAIAGLAGLDHAWVLYEAPHRIAETLAALAEGLPGTRRLLIGRELTKLFEETPVLSVAEAPGWLAADAARAKGEFVLVVEGAAAVAADGAPDAQAQRVLDLLLAELPAKRAAKLAAAITGAQTDALYRLALARRGDDGAA, from the coding sequence ATGAGTGACTGGATCTCGCTGGCGGCCGGCCAGTCCTACCCTGCCGGCACGCTGTACGTGGTGGCGACGCCGATCGGCAACGTGGCGGACCTGTCGCTGCGGGCGCTGCACGTGCTGGGCCTGGTCGATGCCATTGCCTGCGAAGACACCCGCAACACCGGGCAGCTGCTCGCCCGCCTGGGCCTGCAACGCCCGCTGGTGGCGGTGCACGAGCACAACGAGCGCGAGGCGGCCGGGCGCATCGTCGCGCGGCTCGCGGCGGGCGAGCGCATCGCCTACGTGTCCGATGCCGGCACGCCGGGCATTTCCGACCCCGGCGCGCGCCTGGTCGAGGCGGCGCGCGCGGGTGGCCACGCCGTGGTGCCGCTGCCGGGCCCGAGCGCCGCGGTGGCGGCGCTGTCGGTGGCCGGCGGCCTGCTGGATACCGGTGCGGGCCGCTTCACCTTCGTCGGCTTCCTGCCGTCCAAGGCGCGCGCGCGGGCCGAGGCCATCGCCGGACTGGCCGGGCTCGACCATGCCTGGGTCCTCTACGAGGCGCCCCACCGCATCGCCGAGACGCTGGCGGCGCTGGCCGAGGGCCTGCCCGGCACGCGCCGCCTGCTGATCGGGCGCGAGCTGACCAAGCTGTTCGAGGAAACGCCGGTGCTGAGCGTGGCCGAGGCGCCGGGCTGGCTGGCGGCCGATGCGGCGCGCGCCAAGGGCGAGTTCGTGCTGGTGGTCGAAGGGGCGGCCGCGGTGGCGGCGGACGGCGCGCCGGATGCGCAGGCGCAGCGGGTGCTCGATCTGCTGCTGGCCGAGCTGCCGGCCAAGCGCGCGGCCAAGCTGGCGGCCGCCATCACCGGTGCGCAGACCGATGCGCTGTACCGGCTGGCGCTGGCGCGGCGTGGCGATGACGGCGCGGCATAG
- a CDS encoding septal ring lytic transglycosylase RlpA family protein has translation MRTLLRFPSDLRRLARFGAHGVCALALSACALPPTAGPGDADSPQPLAAKRTPAANRPATARSGLSAHAQAGASDERGSGWNLFSWGNDDSAANGGNGGDAGLGRQGSLDGLRADLGTFEERGSASWYGRGLHGRRTATGERFDMRAMTAAHPSLPLDSWVLVRNLRNDKVAVLRINDRGPYHGNRILDVSYAAAKRLGFVDHGATQVEIRRLSRTEVAALGPQAGVDNSVADEAGGDADDADADTTTRTKHSRAARKTSKTRKAAPRHKAR, from the coding sequence ATGCGCACGCTGCTCCGCTTCCCCTCCGACCTGCGACGCCTTGCCCGCTTCGGCGCGCACGGCGTCTGCGCGCTCGCGCTGAGCGCCTGCGCGCTGCCGCCTACCGCCGGCCCGGGCGATGCCGATTCGCCGCAGCCGCTGGCGGCGAAGCGCACGCCGGCTGCCAACCGTCCCGCGACGGCCAGGTCCGGCCTCTCCGCGCATGCCCAGGCCGGCGCCAGCGACGAGCGCGGCAGCGGCTGGAACCTGTTCTCCTGGGGCAACGACGACAGCGCTGCCAACGGCGGCAATGGCGGGGACGCCGGCCTCGGCCGCCAGGGCTCGCTCGACGGCCTGCGCGCGGACCTCGGCACTTTCGAGGAGCGCGGCTCTGCCTCCTGGTACGGGCGCGGCCTGCACGGCCGCCGCACCGCCACCGGCGAGCGTTTCGACATGCGCGCCATGACTGCCGCCCACCCCTCGCTACCGCTCGACAGCTGGGTGTTGGTGCGCAACCTGCGCAACGACAAGGTGGCCGTGCTGCGCATCAACGACCGCGGCCCCTATCATGGCAACCGCATCCTCGACGTCTCCTACGCGGCGGCCAAGCGCCTCGGCTTCGTCGACCACGGCGCCACCCAGGTGGAGATCCGCCGCCTGTCGCGCACCGAAGTGGCAGCGCTGGGCCCGCAGGCCGGCGTGGACAACAGCGTGGCGGACGAGGCCGGCGGCGATGCCGACGATGCCGATGCCGACACCACCACCAGGACCAAGCACTCGCGCGCCGCACGCAAGACCAGCAAGACGCGCAAGGCCGCGCCCAGGCACAAGGCCCGCTGA
- a CDS encoding MBL fold metallo-hydrolase — translation MKVLLIPVTPFQQNCSLLIDESSGRAAVCDPGGDLDRILAAVKEQGVTLEKIFLTHGHVDHCAGAAALSRELGIPIEGPQRDERFWIEQLPEQTRRFGFGHAEVFEPERWLENGDTVQFGNETLEVYHCPGHTPGHVVFFSRPHRLAIVGDVLFAGSIGRTDFPRGNHADLIRAIRTRLWPLGDDVTFVPGHGPVSTFGEERKHNPYVADHLIDAA, via the coding sequence ATGAAAGTCCTGCTGATCCCGGTTACGCCCTTCCAGCAAAACTGCTCGCTGCTGATCGACGAGAGCAGCGGCCGTGCCGCGGTCTGCGACCCGGGCGGCGATCTCGACCGCATCCTGGCCGCGGTCAAGGAACAGGGTGTGACGCTCGAGAAGATCTTTCTGACGCATGGCCACGTCGACCACTGCGCCGGCGCGGCCGCGCTGTCGCGCGAACTGGGGATTCCCATCGAGGGGCCGCAGCGCGACGAGCGTTTCTGGATCGAGCAATTGCCGGAGCAGACGCGGCGTTTCGGCTTCGGCCATGCCGAGGTGTTCGAGCCGGAGCGCTGGCTGGAGAACGGCGACACGGTCCAGTTCGGCAATGAGACGCTCGAGGTCTATCACTGCCCGGGACATACCCCGGGCCACGTGGTGTTCTTCTCGCGGCCGCACCGGCTGGCGATCGTCGGTGACGTGCTGTTCGCCGGCTCGATCGGCCGCACCGACTTCCCGCGCGGCAACCACGCCGACCTGATCCGCGCGATCCGCACGCGCCTGTGGCCGCTGGGCGACGACGTGACCTTCGTGCCCGGGCACGGCCCGGTCTCGACCTTCGGCGAGGAGCGCAAGCACAACCCCTACGTCGCCGACCACCTGATCGACGCCGCCTGA